Proteins encoded within one genomic window of Kiritimatiellales bacterium:
- a CDS encoding LacI family DNA-binding transcriptional regulator codes for MKDIADRAGVSIASVSLTLSNHARISAKTRAHILNVCRQMNYQVNPVGRALSSARKLSSGKSYLGTLALLECEQRFEISKNNAEVDKQICLLKKICQQYGYKLDHFVVTDSCKEQQALSRIIRSRGIRGVIVYGFNSDIHQWALEWDCFAAIAIANSMTEHFIHSISHCAHGNLSEAISRITQRGYCAPGFIVGQSFQQHYLTEYVYSTASLKLKKIPPIQLDFSLKKSVWRKQALNWLNRHSPDVLISNGNREIFDMLREENIRVPEDIGFFSLDVWSLRHLSGFFKDHTILFEILIDILHGMMLRNKIGPPKNPYCISLSAEWNEGRTIRPESS; via the coding sequence ATGAAAGACATTGCCGACCGCGCAGGCGTCTCCATTGCGTCGGTTTCGCTGACCCTGAGCAATCATGCGCGAATTTCAGCCAAAACAAGAGCCCACATTCTAAATGTCTGCCGGCAGATGAACTATCAGGTTAATCCGGTGGGACGGGCGTTATCCAGCGCAAGAAAACTGTCGTCCGGCAAATCGTACCTTGGAACACTGGCGCTGCTCGAATGCGAGCAGCGTTTTGAGATCAGTAAAAACAATGCTGAAGTCGACAAACAAATCTGCCTGCTGAAAAAAATCTGTCAGCAATATGGCTATAAGCTGGATCATTTTGTCGTTACAGATTCTTGCAAAGAACAGCAGGCGCTCAGCCGGATTATACGCTCGCGAGGAATCCGCGGGGTGATTGTGTATGGATTTAACAGTGATATTCACCAATGGGCTCTGGAATGGGACTGTTTTGCGGCAATTGCTATTGCAAATTCAATGACCGAACATTTCATTCACAGTATCTCTCACTGCGCTCACGGCAATCTGAGCGAGGCGATAAGCAGAATAACGCAACGCGGCTATTGTGCGCCTGGATTTATTGTGGGACAATCGTTCCAGCAACACTATCTCACGGAATACGTCTATTCCACGGCATCTTTGAAATTGAAAAAAATCCCTCCCATCCAACTGGATTTTTCTCTGAAAAAATCCGTTTGGCGCAAACAGGCGTTAAACTGGCTCAATCGACACTCGCCGGATGTGCTCATCTCCAACGGGAACCGGGAAATTTTTGATATGTTACGGGAAGAGAATATCCGCGTTCCGGAAGATATCGGCTTTTTCTCGCTTGATGTTTGGAGCTTACGCCATCTGAGTGGATTTTTTAAAGATCACACGATTTTGTTCGAAATTTTGATCGATATCCTGCACGGCATGATGCTACGCAATAAAATCGGCCCGCCGAAGAATCCCTATTGCATCAGTTTGTCGGCAGAATGGAACGAAGGCCGCACCATTCGCCCCGAATCAAGCTGA
- a CDS encoding sulfatase → MKQKKKYNIVLMVSDDHGRESLGCYGNPAIDTPHLDALAADGTRFTNAFCTSASSSPSRSAILTGIHNHTNGTYGLSHAQHHFSCFDSVVSLPARMQSAGYRTGRAGKKHFSPENLFPFDFNLPENHLDRNDIALAEACREFISGGEPFFLYWCSFNPHRCVNVDESSPYKPNRFGNPAEAYPGDTERFYTADEVIVPPFLSDLPEVRAELAQYYQSISRLDRGIGRLIEILKEEGKYDDTLIIYISDNGAAFPASKTTLYDPGMQLPCIVKAPQQKETGIACDALVSWVDLTPTILDFAGALPEDSKEFHGMSFRNIIEETSPENWREEVFAAHTFHEVTNYYPMRIIRSKKYKFIWNIAHPLTYPSSTDLWHSASWQAAIQGGHETFGVRKVNDYLHRPRFELYNLENDPDEINNLAGDPEYAEQVAEYCEKLKAFQTETSDPWRHKWIYE, encoded by the coding sequence ATGAAACAGAAAAAAAAATATAATATTGTATTAATGGTATCAGACGACCACGGCCGTGAGTCGCTTGGCTGTTACGGAAATCCGGCTATCGACACCCCGCATCTTGATGCACTTGCGGCAGACGGTACGCGTTTTACAAATGCATTCTGTACCTCAGCATCCAGTTCTCCGAGCCGTTCTGCTATCCTCACCGGTATTCATAATCACACCAACGGAACCTACGGACTTTCGCATGCACAGCATCATTTTTCCTGTTTTGATTCCGTGGTCTCGCTGCCGGCGCGTATGCAGTCCGCCGGGTACCGTACCGGACGTGCCGGAAAAAAACATTTTTCTCCGGAAAATCTTTTCCCGTTCGATTTTAATCTGCCGGAAAATCATTTAGACCGCAATGATATTGCGCTGGCGGAGGCGTGCCGTGAGTTCATTTCCGGCGGCGAACCGTTCTTCCTTTACTGGTGTTCATTCAATCCGCACCGCTGCGTGAATGTCGACGAGAGCAGTCCATATAAACCGAACCGGTTCGGAAATCCAGCGGAGGCCTATCCTGGCGACACAGAGCGGTTTTATACAGCTGACGAAGTGATAGTGCCCCCGTTCTTGAGCGATCTTCCGGAGGTGCGCGCAGAGCTGGCGCAATACTATCAATCCATTTCACGTCTCGACCGCGGTATCGGACGGTTAATCGAAATTCTGAAAGAAGAAGGGAAATATGACGACACACTGATCATCTATATTTCTGACAACGGTGCCGCCTTCCCGGCATCGAAAACAACATTGTACGATCCGGGCATGCAGCTGCCGTGCATTGTTAAAGCTCCGCAACAAAAAGAGACCGGCATAGCCTGCGACGCACTGGTTTCATGGGTTGATCTTACCCCAACGATTCTTGATTTCGCCGGCGCACTGCCGGAGGATTCAAAGGAATTTCACGGCATGTCATTCCGGAATATAATTGAAGAAACATCTCCCGAGAACTGGCGCGAAGAAGTTTTTGCCGCCCATACATTCCACGAAGTGACAAATTATTACCCGATGCGGATTATCCGTTCGAAAAAATATAAATTCATCTGGAACATTGCGCATCCGCTAACCTATCCAAGTTCGACTGATTTATGGCACTCGGCATCGTGGCAGGCCGCAATCCAGGGCGGACATGAAACATTCGGTGTCCGGAAGGTTAACGACTATCTGCATCGTCCGCGGTTTGAATTATATAATCTGGAAAACGATCCGGATGAAATTAATAACCTCGCCGGAGATCCGGAATATGCTGAACAGGTTGCAGAATACTGTGAAAAGCTGAAAGCGTTTCAGACGGAAACGTCTGACCCGTGGCGGCATAAATGGATTTATGAATAA
- a CDS encoding sulfatase-like hydrolase/transferase, with product MRADCLSWLGHPEVKTPALDRLSEDGVLFRNVVTQAPVCVPARISLFTGLYVHQHGCVINPTYNLWPDTPNMVRAVRDAGYETGVRGKLHLFWRHDTELPLSAPLLRKFGFTDAVETAGKCSNAFLRASAYTEHLNLQGLLDRFYRDLVRRVEERTLGVTFGKSVFGEKDQMDGWIMDRGIEFVRRHAGAEKPWLAWSGRYPALEVLREELRQC from the coding sequence ATGCGCGCGGATTGCCTGTCGTGGTTGGGACATCCGGAGGTTAAAACGCCGGCGCTCGACCGGTTATCGGAAGACGGGGTTTTGTTCCGCAATGTTGTCACGCAAGCGCCGGTGTGCGTGCCGGCGCGGATTTCGCTGTTTACTGGTTTGTATGTGCATCAGCACGGGTGTGTGATTAATCCCACCTATAATTTGTGGCCGGACACGCCGAATATGGTGCGCGCGGTGCGCGATGCCGGCTATGAAACCGGTGTGCGCGGTAAGCTGCATCTTTTCTGGCGTCACGATACGGAGCTACCGCTGAGCGCGCCGCTGCTTCGTAAATTCGGGTTTACCGATGCCGTGGAAACCGCCGGTAAATGTTCCAATGCCTTTTTGCGCGCCAGTGCCTATACGGAGCATTTAAACCTGCAGGGTCTGCTGGACCGGTTCTATCGCGATCTGGTGCGGCGCGTGGAAGAACGCACGCTTGGCGTTACGTTCGGCAAATCTGTGTTCGGCGAAAAAGACCAGATGGATGGCTGGATCATGGACCGCGGCATCGAGTTCGTCCGCAGGCACGCCGGTGCCGAAAAACCGTGGCTGGCGTGGAGCGGGCGCTATCCGGCGTTGGAGGTTTTGCGCGAAGAATTGCGTCAATGTTAA
- a CDS encoding uroporphyrinogen decarboxylase family protein — MMNPKERVKAAINKQPVDKTPLGLYFADHDIISKVIGRKTILRNKPEWQRAMWEGRRDEAVDAAKQDIVDFYRKLDCVDLVTTKEAVRVPPKGHTPENPPRRIDANTYRDDARKGVWKLEPGANDVMFFPDDTSFKEHQVEEYASRELPPVPDPSEFELMDYLAEQLGDERYMMLGNFECVSYTPLDGTVNALMTMALYPEVMQACNAQLLFQQNAVDQYTIRPWADGILIERDMAGTNGPLMSPDMFREQCLPYLKARLQHMRKFCQQVVMHNCGNTLPLLDLFIEAGIDGYQSIQTTSAMSISALRKKSNDRLSVWGAVPLEVLIEGTPDDVRKTVRSCFEEADGFPGFILGPSHSIAYGTKYENFMALLDEFVRQRDRF; from the coding sequence ATGATGAATCCAAAAGAGCGCGTAAAAGCAGCGATTAACAAACAGCCGGTCGATAAAACGCCGCTGGGGCTTTATTTTGCCGATCACGACATTATTTCCAAAGTAATCGGCCGCAAAACGATTTTGCGGAATAAGCCGGAATGGCAGCGCGCCATGTGGGAAGGGCGGCGCGACGAAGCGGTTGATGCCGCCAAGCAGGACATCGTCGACTTCTACCGCAAGCTCGATTGCGTCGATCTGGTCACCACCAAAGAAGCCGTGCGCGTGCCGCCGAAAGGGCATACGCCCGAAAATCCGCCGCGCCGAATTGATGCCAACACCTATCGGGACGACGCGCGCAAAGGCGTCTGGAAGCTTGAGCCGGGAGCAAATGATGTGATGTTTTTTCCGGACGACACCTCGTTCAAAGAGCACCAGGTAGAGGAATATGCATCCCGCGAACTGCCGCCAGTTCCCGATCCGTCTGAATTTGAACTGATGGACTATCTGGCGGAACAGCTCGGCGATGAGCGCTATATGATGCTTGGCAATTTCGAGTGCGTTTCGTATACGCCGCTCGACGGCACCGTCAACGCGCTGATGACCATGGCGCTCTATCCGGAAGTGATGCAGGCGTGCAATGCTCAACTGCTGTTTCAGCAGAACGCTGTGGATCAATACACCATCCGCCCGTGGGCGGACGGCATTTTGATCGAACGCGATATGGCCGGCACCAACGGCCCGCTGATGTCGCCGGACATGTTCCGCGAGCAGTGCCTGCCATATCTCAAAGCCCGCCTGCAGCACATGCGCAAATTCTGCCAGCAGGTGGTCATGCACAACTGCGGCAACACGCTGCCGCTGCTGGATCTGTTCATCGAAGCCGGCATCGACGGCTACCAGTCCATTCAGACCACCTCGGCGATGTCGATTTCCGCGCTTCGCAAAAAATCCAACGACCGCCTCAGTGTCTGGGGCGCGGTGCCGCTTGAAGTGCTGATTGAAGGCACGCCGGACGATGTTAGAAAAACAGTCCGCAGTTGTTTTGAAGAGGCGGATGGCTTCCCCGGTTTTATCCTCGGCCCGAGCCACTCCATCGCTTATGGAACAAAATATGAAAACTTTATGGCGCTGCTCGACGAATTTGTCCGGCAGAGAGACCGGTTTTAA
- a CDS encoding PEP-CTERM sorting domain-containing protein, which produces MKYIKYILAAAFVVASVQAALIYPSDDARFSDYGGTGTADNLDATKNNIQVTDGPNNKNLFAGAFIFELPALTADEIVSFASVQWFLRGVVGTPVSNVRIDVFFKNNGTVELSDYSATANFSVEQFLTPENAETNGKYQLSNEQLVEAINEAYENGMSHIVFRAQVDGYDNTTPASGYNFATKESDNQGMWPVLTIETIPEPGSLALLLIGLVGAFIARRKL; this is translated from the coding sequence ATGAAGTATATAAAATATATTCTGGCAGCAGCATTCGTCGTCGCTTCAGTGCAGGCGGCGCTTATTTATCCCTCTGATGATGCCCGGTTTTCGGATTATGGGGGAACCGGCACCGCCGATAATCTGGATGCGACTAAAAATAATATACAGGTGACTGATGGGCCGAATAATAAAAATCTGTTTGCCGGCGCTTTTATATTTGAACTGCCGGCGTTGACAGCAGATGAAATCGTCAGCTTCGCCAGTGTACAGTGGTTTCTTCGGGGAGTTGTCGGCACACCAGTGAGCAATGTAAGAATTGATGTTTTCTTTAAAAATAACGGCACGGTTGAGCTGAGCGATTATTCCGCAACAGCGAATTTTTCAGTCGAACAATTCCTGACGCCGGAAAATGCGGAAACAAATGGAAAATACCAGTTGTCGAACGAACAATTGGTGGAGGCAATTAACGAGGCATATGAAAACGGAATGAGCCATATTGTATTTCGTGCGCAAGTGGATGGATATGACAATACCACCCCTGCTAGTGGCTACAATTTTGCGACGAAAGAATCTGATAATCAAGGTATGTGGCCGGTGCTGACGATTGAAACCATTCCGGAGCCGGGCTCGCTGGCGTTGCTGCTTATCGGGCTTGTCGGAGCATTCATTGCGCGGCGTAAACTCTAA
- a CDS encoding sulfatase-like hydrolase/transferase, which yields MSKKKVNILWLMSDQHNANCMGIAGHPDVRTPNLDRVAKKGVVFSRAYANNPVSAPSRSTFLTGQQVKTHGISGNFVRDLHSDAPNVARLFRQHGYETGMVGKAHLPLSWVHAGFGFLRLSDLCDAEACNPQSCHYFNDLVEAGIADLYDHGGIVPGHPGWGDRAFISELPEEFSLEAWTGRKGVEFLEQRDLNKPFFLKVSFQRPHNPYSPPASRAHDYNPETLSLPDSAVDYLERKFEGKPEFQRNYVNAAQGSGYPFRSVDSAELREQMAAHFTLITMLDEAIGEVLKKIEEQGELENTVIVYTADHGDFAGEHGLTLKNLGIYESIHRIPFILAGPGVPQGKICEAIIENTDFYPTLTDLAGIENEAGIDGVSVMPAIRGESAGREFTICEWEFVPPQEAVYAVRDGQFRFVHYDTMPDDGELYDCKNDPGELNNLFRHPDYQDVRSEMAERIKTYRENTCRVYTWAEDAPRRENEKDDPVVRLQKYGARWSEIKDTVRT from the coding sequence ATGAGTAAGAAAAAAGTGAATATTTTATGGCTGATGAGCGATCAGCACAACGCGAACTGCATGGGAATTGCCGGGCATCCGGATGTGAGAACGCCGAACCTCGACCGCGTGGCCAAAAAGGGTGTTGTGTTTAGCCGAGCCTATGCCAACAACCCCGTCAGCGCGCCGTCGCGCAGTACGTTTTTAACCGGGCAGCAGGTGAAGACACACGGAATTTCCGGCAATTTTGTCCGCGATTTGCATAGCGATGCACCGAACGTGGCGCGCCTGTTCCGGCAGCACGGCTATGAAACCGGCATGGTCGGCAAGGCGCATCTGCCGCTGAGCTGGGTGCACGCCGGATTTGGGTTTTTACGCCTGTCGGATTTGTGCGACGCAGAGGCCTGTAATCCGCAGTCGTGCCACTATTTTAACGATCTGGTCGAAGCCGGCATTGCCGATTTGTATGACCACGGCGGAATTGTGCCGGGGCATCCGGGTTGGGGCGACCGCGCGTTTATCAGCGAGCTGCCGGAAGAGTTTTCGCTGGAAGCGTGGACGGGGCGCAAGGGCGTCGAGTTCCTTGAGCAGCGCGATTTGAACAAACCGTTTTTCCTGAAGGTCAGTTTCCAGCGGCCGCATAATCCCTATTCGCCGCCGGCGTCGCGGGCGCATGACTATAATCCGGAAACGCTTTCGCTGCCGGACAGCGCCGTCGATTATTTGGAACGCAAATTCGAAGGCAAACCGGAGTTTCAGCGCAACTATGTGAACGCGGCGCAGGGCTCCGGCTATCCGTTCCGTTCAGTCGATAGCGCCGAGCTGCGCGAACAGATGGCGGCGCACTTTACGCTGATTACCATGCTGGACGAGGCAATCGGCGAGGTGCTCAAGAAAATCGAAGAGCAGGGCGAGCTTGAGAATACGGTGATTGTGTACACCGCCGACCACGGCGATTTCGCCGGCGAGCACGGCCTGACGCTTAAAAATCTGGGGATCTACGAATCGATTCACCGCATTCCGTTCATTCTGGCCGGCCCCGGCGTGCCGCAAGGAAAAATCTGCGAAGCGATCATTGAAAACACGGATTTCTATCCGACGCTGACCGATCTTGCCGGCATCGAAAACGAAGCCGGCATCGACGGTGTTTCAGTGATGCCGGCCATTCGCGGCGAAAGTGCCGGACGCGAATTTACTATCTGCGAGTGGGAATTTGTGCCGCCGCAGGAAGCAGTTTATGCTGTGCGCGACGGTCAGTTCCGGTTTGTGCATTACGACACCATGCCGGATGACGGCGAGTTGTATGACTGCAAAAATGATCCCGGCGAACTGAACAATCTGTTCAGACATCCGGATTATCAGGACGTTCGTTCGGAAATGGCGGAACGGATAAAGACATATCGCGAGAATACGTGCCGTGTTTATACCTGGGCGGAGGATGCTCCGCGCCGGGAAAACGAGAAAGATGATCCGGTGGTACGTCTGCAAAAATATGGAGCACGCTGGTCGGAAATAAAAGACACCGTTCGCACGTAA